One window of the Longimicrobiaceae bacterium genome contains the following:
- a CDS encoding ATP-binding cassette domain-containing protein, with protein MSIDLSIDLGLGDFRLRVAFGVAEGITALFGPSGAGKTLTLRSIAGLTTPQSGRIVVSGRTLFDSAASINVPPRERGIGFLFQQYALFPHLTVEQNVGFGLHRLSRSLRARRVAEVLALVGLDDLADRRPSQLSGGQQQRVALARALAPEPDLLLLDEPFAAVDMRTRRRLRAELRRIQEATATPMILVTHDLTEVRQLSDSLVVIEYGQVLAAGPTEAVLAEAEAIFSELTEESIE; from the coding sequence GTGAGCATCGATCTCTCGATCGACCTGGGACTGGGAGACTTCCGCCTCCGGGTCGCATTCGGCGTCGCCGAGGGGATCACCGCCCTGTTCGGCCCGTCCGGTGCCGGGAAGACCCTCACCCTCCGCTCGATCGCGGGCCTCACCACACCGCAATCGGGTCGGATCGTCGTCTCGGGGCGCACACTGTTCGACTCGGCCGCCAGCATCAACGTCCCCCCGCGGGAGCGCGGCATCGGCTTCCTGTTCCAGCAGTACGCCCTCTTCCCGCACCTGACCGTCGAGCAGAACGTCGGCTTCGGGCTCCACCGCCTCTCGAGATCCCTGCGAGCCCGCCGAGTGGCGGAGGTGCTCGCGCTGGTCGGCCTCGACGATCTGGCGGACCGGCGCCCCTCCCAGCTCTCCGGAGGGCAGCAGCAGCGCGTCGCTCTCGCCCGCGCGCTCGCGCCCGAGCCGGACCTGCTGCTGCTCGATGAGCCCTTTGCCGCGGTCGATATGCGCACCCGACGGCGCCTCCGCGCCGAGCTCCGCCGGATCCAGGAGGCCACCGCGACCCCCATGATCCTCGTCACCCACGACCTGACGGAGGTGCGTCAGCTATCGGATTCGCTGGTGGTGATCGAATACGGACAGGTGCTGGCCGCGGGGCCGACGGAGGCGGTGCTCGCCGAGGCGGAGGCGATCTTCTCGGAGCTGACCGAGGAGTCGATCGAGTGA